In Aminobacterium sp. MB27-C1, a single genomic region encodes these proteins:
- a CDS encoding ABC transporter ATP-binding protein — protein MTNTILTANKVSLFYPSRDPKMEGIWALKDISLILKQGESLALIGESGSGKTSLLRVILGLIQSTSGYVELFGENINTCTHHSLIELRRKCGYVPQDPYGSLPPTLSVIDAVAEPWLIVYGRKSRLDAYSKARHLLHTLGITEERLLFSQVRFGLSGGQRQRVAIARALILEPRLLLCDEPTSMQDASTRSEIIEVLNKRVKEGMSMIFVTHDLYLARAAASHGMVLLKGECCEENSTKTLLTAPQHNYTKALVAALPTLSSAIQRDSRTNLLHNLYTP, from the coding sequence ATGACAAACACAATTTTAACGGCAAATAAGGTCAGCCTCTTCTACCCCTCAAGAGACCCTAAAATGGAGGGCATTTGGGCCCTCAAAGATATTTCTCTTATTTTGAAGCAAGGTGAAAGCCTCGCTTTAATAGGAGAATCTGGGAGCGGGAAGACATCTTTGCTTAGGGTTATTCTTGGACTCATTCAATCGACGTCAGGGTATGTAGAGCTTTTTGGCGAAAATATCAATACATGCACACACCACTCTTTAATAGAGCTACGTAGGAAATGTGGGTATGTTCCTCAAGATCCTTATGGGAGCCTTCCTCCAACTCTTTCTGTTATAGATGCCGTTGCTGAACCCTGGCTTATAGTTTATGGACGAAAGAGTCGCTTGGATGCGTATAGTAAAGCACGTCACCTTTTACATACGTTAGGTATAACTGAAGAGAGGCTGCTCTTTTCTCAAGTGCGCTTCGGCTTATCTGGAGGTCAACGGCAACGAGTGGCAATAGCCAGAGCCTTGATTCTTGAACCTCGACTTTTGCTCTGTGATGAGCCAACAAGCATGCAGGACGCTTCAACACGAAGTGAAATTATCGAAGTGCTTAACAAGAGGGTAAAAGAGGGAATGTCGATGATATTTGTTACCCATGACCTCTATCTGGCCAGAGCGGCAGCCAGCCACGGCATGGTCTTGCTCAAAGGAGAGTGTTGTGAAGAAAACAGCACAAAAACTCTTCTTACCGCCCCCCAACACAACTACACGAAGGCCCTCGTAGCTGCTCTTCCTACGCTTTCTTCCGCCATACAAAGAGACTCAAGAACAAACCTCCTGCACAACCTATACACCCCATAA
- a CDS encoding ABC transporter ATP-binding protein, with translation MIQIIDLSITYITPSKSVFAVNNASLSIPKGEIIGLVGESGSGKSSLLMAIPRLLPSNTEVSGAILLDDLDILSLKKDTLNTIRWKEIALIPQGAMNSFTPVLTIGKHIEEVLTFHMELPPHAIKQRCERVMKEAGLDASYLNRYPHELSGGQKQRAAIATALACNPTFLLADEPTTALDVITQREIVETLATLTKEKDMGLLFVTHDLPLAAQICDKIAVMHEGEIVEKGSPEEIVKNPHHEHTKQLVKALLHLEGEEI, from the coding sequence ATGATACAAATCATCGATCTTTCCATTACATATATAACGCCATCAAAAAGCGTATTTGCCGTAAACAACGCCTCACTTTCTATTCCCAAGGGGGAAATCATCGGTCTTGTCGGAGAATCCGGCAGTGGGAAAAGTTCTTTACTTATGGCTATTCCAAGGCTTCTTCCTTCTAATACTGAAGTCTCTGGAGCTATTCTTCTTGACGATCTCGACATTCTCTCTCTTAAAAAAGACACTCTCAATACCATACGTTGGAAAGAGATTGCTCTTATTCCTCAGGGAGCCATGAACTCTTTTACGCCAGTATTAACTATCGGGAAACATATTGAAGAGGTTTTGACGTTTCACATGGAACTTCCACCCCATGCAATAAAGCAACGATGTGAAAGGGTTATGAAAGAAGCTGGGCTTGATGCATCATATCTTAATCGTTATCCCCATGAGCTTTCGGGGGGACAGAAACAACGGGCAGCTATAGCCACAGCCTTAGCATGTAATCCAACGTTTCTTCTTGCCGACGAACCAACTACCGCTTTAGATGTCATTACCCAAAGAGAGATAGTAGAAACACTAGCTACATTAACAAAAGAGAAGGATATGGGGCTTCTTTTCGTCACCCACGACCTTCCTCTTGCTGCCCAAATCTGCGATAAAATCGCCGTTATGCATGAGGGAGAAATAGTGGAAAAGGGTTCTCCTGAAGAAATTGTGAAAAATCCGCACCATGAGCACACCAAACAACTTGTAAAAGCATTACTTCATTTGGAAGGTGAAGAGATATGA
- a CDS encoding ABC transporter permease: MMSLFRRWSFLLLLFIAVLSILAPFSLSVSPNQEVAPPFSTPLWLKRNLPPTMKITLSENILKKNIAWPYNPPTQIHLSGEITLSVPSALVLETPTQKFVLHHLTVGKNTFDIDGRDLSFKQRLNFSPFAQIPSELFSEKGEYIFRVEPDFSAPPEMRGTITFDIKGGRWGLLGTDQRGRDIFSLFIAGIRVSLIVGISATLLASLLGLFFGLISGYAGGWTDTIIMRGVDILLSIPILPILMVLAAYWGKGLWQLVLILSLFSWMGTARTVRAMTLSLRDSSYIEGLRGLGAPTFYILWRHLLPETLPLLLANIALGVPGAILAEAGISFLGLSDPRIISWGRMLHEAHSFGAFTRGAWWMLLPPGLGITLLCLIFLDLGKFLEEQIDPQLKGALKQ; the protein is encoded by the coding sequence ATGATGAGCCTCTTTCGACGATGGAGTTTTTTACTTCTTCTCTTTATAGCAGTTTTGAGCATTTTGGCCCCTTTTTCATTGTCGGTTTCTCCCAACCAAGAGGTTGCACCACCTTTTTCAACACCATTATGGCTCAAGAGGAATCTTCCTCCCACAATGAAAATAACTCTTTCAGAAAATATCCTGAAAAAAAATATTGCCTGGCCCTACAATCCTCCGACACAAATTCATCTTTCAGGTGAGATAACGCTCTCTGTTCCATCTGCCCTTGTTCTCGAAACTCCGACACAAAAATTTGTTTTGCACCACTTAACTGTTGGGAAAAATACTTTTGACATAGACGGACGAGACCTTTCCTTTAAACAAAGGCTTAATTTTTCTCCTTTCGCCCAGATTCCGAGCGAACTTTTTTCAGAAAAAGGTGAATATATCTTTCGCGTCGAACCTGATTTTTCAGCTCCACCGGAAATGAGAGGAACGATAACATTTGATATTAAGGGAGGACGGTGGGGCCTTTTAGGAACCGATCAACGGGGAAGAGATATTTTTTCGCTCTTCATTGCCGGAATCCGTGTTTCTCTCATTGTGGGAATATCAGCAACACTTTTGGCCTCCCTGCTCGGCCTTTTCTTCGGTTTGATCAGTGGCTATGCCGGCGGCTGGACAGATACCATCATTATGAGGGGTGTCGATATTCTTCTTTCTATACCCATTCTTCCCATTCTTATGGTACTTGCCGCCTATTGGGGAAAGGGATTATGGCAACTCGTTCTTATCTTATCGCTCTTCTCGTGGATGGGAACAGCACGCACTGTCAGAGCCATGACTTTATCTCTCCGCGACAGTAGTTATATAGAAGGTCTTCGTGGTCTCGGCGCGCCGACCTTTTACATTCTCTGGCGACACCTGCTTCCAGAGACTCTTCCACTACTTCTGGCCAACATAGCACTCGGTGTTCCAGGTGCTATTTTAGCCGAGGCGGGAATATCTTTCCTCGGCCTTTCAGACCCCAGAATCATTTCGTGGGGAAGGATGCTTCACGAAGCCCATTCTTTCGGAGCTTTTACCCGTGGAGCATGGTGGATGCTTCTGCCCCCTGGTCTTGGCATAACCCTACTCTGTCTGATTTTTCTTGATCTCGGGAAATTTCTTGAAGAGCAGATTGACCCCCAATTGAAGGGAGCACTTAAACAATGA
- a CDS encoding ABC transporter permease: MKSYWWRRIAGSLLVLFVVLILNFFLFRLMPGDPVATMLDPRFSPEAKAELSKLYGLDKPLSFQFLLYLKQMITFNFGYSFLTGRTVWEELATRLPNTITLLGSALLLSAFLGTWLGIQAALKRGKWIEKIVLWSGAVSFSFPSFFVQLLLLLIFAYAIPLFPLRGSVSVPPPIGFWAQLTDYIWHLILPVGSLVLLGFGGWALYVRNLMVKVLSEDFILMGEARGLPEKHIVWNHAFRTLLPPLLTIFLLSLPGIISGAVITETVFSLHGVGRFLLEAITGQDYPSAGASFYLLALLTIFCNLAADLLYGIVDPRVRFERRGR; this comes from the coding sequence ATGAAAAGCTACTGGTGGCGACGTATCGCAGGTTCTCTGCTCGTCTTGTTTGTGGTTCTCATTTTAAATTTTTTTCTCTTTCGACTTATGCCAGGAGATCCTGTAGCAACCATGCTCGACCCTCGATTCTCTCCTGAGGCGAAGGCAGAACTATCGAAACTTTACGGCCTTGATAAGCCCTTGAGTTTTCAGTTTTTGCTTTACCTTAAGCAAATGATAACTTTTAATTTCGGCTACTCCTTTTTAACGGGACGTACCGTATGGGAAGAATTGGCAACCCGTCTTCCCAACACGATTACTCTATTGGGGAGTGCCCTCTTACTTTCAGCCTTTCTGGGAACTTGGCTTGGCATACAGGCGGCTTTAAAACGTGGTAAATGGATCGAAAAGATCGTTCTTTGGAGTGGAGCTGTCTCTTTTTCTTTCCCTTCGTTTTTTGTTCAGTTGCTGCTTCTTCTCATTTTTGCGTATGCCATTCCCCTTTTCCCTTTGCGGGGAAGTGTTTCTGTTCCTCCTCCCATTGGATTCTGGGCTCAGTTAACAGATTATATATGGCACTTAATCTTGCCTGTGGGATCGCTTGTTCTTCTGGGATTCGGGGGATGGGCTCTCTATGTTCGCAATCTTATGGTTAAAGTGCTAAGCGAAGACTTCATTCTTATGGGAGAAGCTCGGGGACTTCCTGAAAAACATATTGTCTGGAATCACGCTTTTCGTACACTGCTTCCTCCTCTTCTAACGATTTTTCTTCTTTCGTTACCTGGCATTATCTCTGGAGCCGTCATTACAGAAACAGTCTTTTCCCTCCATGGGGTAGGCCGTTTTCTGCTGGAAGCCATTACAGGGCAAGACTACCCATCGGCAGGTGCTTCCTTTTATCTTCTGGCCCTTCTCACTATCTTTTGCAACCTTGCCGCTGACCTTCTCTACGGTATAGTCGATCCCCGTGTTCGTTTCGAAAGGAGAGGGCGCTAA
- a CDS encoding ABC transporter substrate-binding protein, whose translation MKRFFILFSVAFLLSLSFPQEGYSFDMSLFRGPKIKDLYLVIIRDPDAQLLALEKDEIQMLTDIARPADIERLSQNASIQMSLAKGFHGFFFGMNLRMFPWNRQELRQAAWEAIPREKIVRDLFSGYAEPLSTFLPPASPYYEKDVIHYFSDPEKAKKRLKDAGWTWNNKGILTDPEEHRELPPMKMLSPTAQVSPTTAEIAERIATSLRAIGIPLEVEPMDFSAMIARLDERKFDTYVLAWQMTRDPDSLFAFYHSSMDVQGGYNISGISHPQLDDVVSRLRWAPDEEAAREAASESQKLLSELVPVIPIYSRYFITAATSSWKGYVTTSYTTADNIWSLFQLEPAQGSMKPLRWVLLDEPRSLNPLDTSSAYDWNVLAFIYDSLLAIDPETLTDLPWVAESWSVDTVKKDKHNVTQLTFHMKKGMLWQDGRPLTSSDAAYTIEYLKNHQLPRYYDSVRDVENIETPDAQTLIVTMNSTSYWHLHNIGGLPLFPRHVLEQVKDWRSWKPSQTWLDKEKKLTQLMGSGPFIFREYRPGEYVHLTKNPLFWLLNNR comes from the coding sequence ATGAAGCGTTTCTTTATATTATTCAGCGTTGCTTTTCTGCTCAGTTTGTCTTTTCCCCAAGAGGGGTACAGTTTTGATATGTCTCTGTTTAGAGGCCCTAAAATCAAGGATCTGTACCTTGTCATTATTCGTGATCCTGACGCTCAGCTTTTGGCCCTCGAAAAAGATGAAATACAGATGCTTACAGATATTGCCCGTCCCGCTGATATAGAGCGATTATCACAAAATGCATCAATTCAGATGTCATTGGCAAAAGGCTTTCATGGTTTTTTCTTCGGAATGAATCTTCGAATGTTTCCGTGGAATCGGCAAGAACTCAGACAAGCTGCATGGGAAGCTATTCCCCGCGAAAAGATAGTTCGTGATCTCTTCTCAGGTTACGCAGAGCCCCTTTCCACATTTTTACCACCTGCTTCTCCCTACTATGAAAAAGATGTTATTCATTATTTTTCTGATCCGGAGAAGGCTAAAAAAAGGTTGAAAGATGCCGGTTGGACGTGGAATAACAAAGGAATTCTTACAGATCCAGAAGAACACCGAGAGCTACCTCCAATGAAGATGCTCTCTCCCACAGCTCAAGTTTCACCGACAACGGCTGAAATAGCTGAACGGATAGCAACGTCTCTACGTGCAATTGGAATTCCCCTAGAGGTAGAGCCTATGGACTTTTCAGCCATGATTGCCCGTCTTGACGAACGGAAGTTCGATACGTATGTTTTAGCATGGCAAATGACTCGCGATCCCGATTCTCTTTTCGCTTTTTATCATTCTTCCATGGATGTACAAGGCGGCTATAACATTTCTGGAATATCCCATCCTCAACTTGATGATGTTGTATCTCGACTTCGATGGGCCCCTGACGAAGAAGCAGCTCGAGAAGCAGCTTCCGAAAGCCAAAAGCTCCTTTCAGAACTTGTTCCTGTTATTCCAATTTATAGTAGATATTTTATTACGGCGGCCACATCATCGTGGAAGGGATATGTTACAACGTCTTATACGACAGCTGATAATATTTGGAGTCTTTTCCAGTTGGAACCTGCGCAGGGCTCCATGAAACCTCTCCGATGGGTTTTACTTGACGAGCCACGCTCTCTCAACCCCCTTGATACGAGTTCTGCCTACGACTGGAATGTATTGGCCTTTATCTATGATTCTCTTCTCGCTATTGATCCAGAGACGTTAACAGATCTTCCTTGGGTAGCAGAATCATGGTCTGTCGATACCGTGAAAAAAGATAAACATAATGTTACCCAACTTACATTTCATATGAAGAAGGGGATGCTTTGGCAGGATGGACGCCCATTAACCTCATCAGACGCAGCCTACACTATTGAATATCTGAAAAACCATCAATTACCCCGCTATTACGATTCGGTACGAGATGTAGAAAACATTGAAACTCCCGATGCTCAAACTCTTATTGTTACAATGAACTCTACAAGCTACTGGCATCTTCATAACATAGGAGGCCTTCCTCTCTTTCCCCGGCACGTTTTAGAGCAGGTGAAAGATTGGCGGAGCTGGAAACCATCTCAAACATGGCTTGATAAAGAGAAAAAACTAACTCAGCTTATGGGGTCAGGTCCGTTTATCTTTAGAGAATACAGGCCTGGGGAGTATGTACACCTCACGAAGAATCCTCTTTTCTGGCTCTTAAATAACCGGTGA
- the mscL gene encoding large-conductance mechanosensitive channel protein MscL, whose translation MAILKEFKEFAVKGNAMDMAVGIIIGGAFGGVVSSLVKDVIMPPIGMALGNVDFKDIFMVLREGATPGPYLSLAQAQEAGAITMNIGVFVNSVISFLIVAFAVFILVKNLNRLRRPPAPAPKPPVKICPYCFTEIPEKALRCPACTSTLEK comes from the coding sequence ATGGCTATTTTAAAGGAGTTTAAAGAATTTGCAGTTAAGGGAAATGCAATGGATATGGCTGTAGGCATCATTATAGGAGGTGCTTTCGGAGGTGTCGTATCGTCTTTAGTGAAGGATGTTATTATGCCTCCTATTGGCATGGCGCTTGGTAATGTGGATTTTAAAGATATCTTTATGGTACTCAGAGAGGGAGCAACTCCAGGCCCATATCTTTCTTTGGCTCAAGCGCAAGAGGCTGGGGCGATTACTATGAATATCGGCGTTTTTGTAAACTCTGTAATCAGCTTTCTCATTGTGGCTTTTGCTGTTTTTATTTTGGTTAAAAATTTAAATCGTCTACGAAGACCGCCAGCACCAGCTCCTAAGCCACCTGTTAAAATATGTCCCTATTGTTTTACTGAAATTCCAGAAAAGGCATTACGGTGTCCTGCTTGTACTTCAACTTTGGAAAAATAA
- the ggt gene encoding gamma-glutamyltransferase has product MKKLSNFAVVFVSAIALTFAFIATPSLAMTALSSQGMVVAMNFDAAKVGAEILEKGGNAFDAAIAVSLALGVVEPYGSGLGGEGYIVARTADGNRFALDFRSVAPRMATYGSIEKSGLSFAEAMQTLKGVGVFSLPAALEYIHQKAATMPMEALAEPAIHLAQDGFAVNKQFAQAVTLEYEKLLRSAQGFLKESILPWEEGDWYSNPSLAETLRIFGREGAKAFYNGSIADSIEFFMKKNGGWLRKEDFQNYRVIEKVPLHGTYRGYDIYVSDMPAGGPRLIETLNILEKFNMSAFDWDDPLRIHIMQEVFILTALDQEKYVGDRDFSSLPKQALTDKKYAERRFMEINLSKASLPQSWKKRYGNPLPFEENQGFTDVLLQEIDTTSTRAKSIEKEEAFSVESPTTTHFAVMDKDGNVVSCTQTISDFFGTGYWINGFFLNNELNNFSGDATYGAPLYLEGGKRPRTTIAPLIIEKDGKVAWVLGTPGGGRIVSTLVQIIVDLIDFDMSLEDAVKSPKFVGYVLYPELRMEKGFSTKTVDCLQNFFGHVVKVYEYPDMFFGGLNMIEVQENGSIKGVGSFRRSGSAVAPEN; this is encoded by the coding sequence ATGAAGAAACTTTCAAATTTTGCAGTGGTTTTCGTCTCTGCAATTGCTCTTACATTTGCATTTATTGCAACTCCATCTTTGGCGATGACGGCCCTTTCATCTCAGGGTATGGTTGTCGCTATGAATTTTGATGCGGCCAAAGTTGGTGCGGAAATTTTGGAAAAGGGTGGCAATGCCTTCGATGCTGCTATAGCTGTCAGCCTGGCTTTAGGTGTAGTGGAACCCTACGGTTCAGGTTTGGGGGGAGAAGGATATATTGTTGCCCGAACAGCTGATGGCAATCGCTTCGCTTTGGATTTTAGAAGCGTGGCGCCGCGAATGGCAACATATGGAAGCATAGAAAAATCTGGTCTTTCTTTTGCAGAGGCAATGCAGACGTTAAAAGGTGTTGGAGTTTTTAGCTTACCGGCAGCCTTAGAGTACATTCACCAAAAGGCAGCAACTATGCCTATGGAAGCACTTGCTGAACCGGCAATTCATTTGGCGCAAGATGGATTTGCAGTGAATAAACAGTTTGCTCAGGCTGTAACTCTTGAGTATGAAAAGCTTCTTCGTTCAGCTCAGGGCTTTTTGAAAGAGAGCATTTTACCTTGGGAGGAAGGAGATTGGTATTCAAATCCCTCTTTAGCAGAGACACTTCGTATCTTTGGCAGAGAAGGAGCAAAAGCTTTCTATAATGGCTCTATTGCTGATTCCATTGAATTTTTTATGAAAAAAAACGGAGGTTGGCTCAGAAAAGAAGATTTTCAAAACTATCGTGTAATTGAAAAAGTACCTCTTCATGGAACATATCGTGGATATGATATTTATGTTTCAGATATGCCAGCAGGCGGTCCGCGTCTTATCGAAACCTTGAATATTTTGGAAAAATTCAACATGTCAGCCTTTGACTGGGATGATCCCCTCAGAATCCATATCATGCAGGAAGTTTTTATTTTGACAGCTCTGGATCAGGAAAAATACGTTGGTGATCGAGACTTCAGTTCTTTACCTAAGCAAGCTTTGACAGATAAAAAATATGCAGAGCGTCGATTTATGGAAATTAACTTATCGAAAGCTTCTTTACCGCAAAGTTGGAAAAAACGATACGGAAATCCTTTGCCTTTTGAAGAGAACCAAGGATTTACGGATGTACTTCTACAAGAAATAGATACAACATCTACACGTGCGAAATCTATTGAAAAGGAAGAAGCTTTTTCTGTTGAATCACCAACAACAACTCACTTTGCTGTTATGGATAAAGATGGGAACGTTGTTTCATGTACTCAGACCATATCTGATTTTTTCGGAACAGGATATTGGATTAACGGTTTCTTCCTTAATAATGAGTTAAATAATTTTAGTGGAGATGCTACATATGGTGCTCCTCTTTATCTGGAAGGTGGCAAACGTCCACGAACAACAATCGCGCCGTTAATTATTGAAAAAGACGGAAAGGTTGCTTGGGTTCTCGGAACTCCTGGCGGAGGTCGCATCGTTTCTACCCTCGTTCAGATTATTGTCGATCTTATTGATTTTGATATGTCTTTAGAAGATGCTGTAAAGTCTCCAAAGTTTGTAGGCTATGTTCTATATCCAGAATTGCGAATGGAGAAGGGCTTTTCAACGAAGACAGTTGATTGCCTTCAGAACTTTTTTGGACACGTTGTCAAAGTCTATGAGTATCCGGATATGTTTTTCGGGGGATTAAATATGATTGAAGTTCAAGAAAACGGTAGTATAAAAGGAGTGGGGTCATTTCGGCGCAGCGGTTCAGCAGTTGCTCCTGAAAATTAG
- a CDS encoding ABC transporter permease, translating to MLRYVFRRILLLIPVVLSVMVIIFTILYFTPGDPAQIALGQEATVETVAAFRAERGLDDPFFVQLGRYLYRAVFHGDLGYSYAMKSPVSMELASRIPVTMKLAFWAVAFSTLVGIPLGVICAIRQYSILDSITTLITLLGVSMPTFWSGLLFILAFSVYLGWLPSMGFDTVSQMVMPIITLSGSAVALIARITRSSMLEVIHSDYIRTARAKGQKESIVIMRHALPNAMIPILTIISMQFGMLLGGSIVTEAIFSISGVGRLMLEAINMRDYPIIQGGVLFISIAFCLVNLTADILYAFVDPRIHVK from the coding sequence GTGCTTAGGTATGTCTTTCGAAGAATCTTGCTACTCATACCCGTTGTTCTAAGTGTCATGGTTATCATCTTCACGATTTTGTACTTTACTCCTGGAGATCCTGCGCAAATTGCTCTTGGTCAAGAGGCGACCGTCGAGACTGTCGCAGCATTCCGTGCTGAACGAGGTTTGGATGACCCATTCTTTGTTCAGTTGGGGCGCTATCTTTATCGGGCAGTTTTCCATGGGGATCTTGGGTACTCGTACGCGATGAAGAGCCCTGTTTCTATGGAGTTGGCTTCACGCATTCCGGTAACTATGAAACTAGCCTTTTGGGCTGTTGCTTTTAGTACTTTGGTGGGAATCCCATTGGGGGTTATTTGCGCAATACGTCAATATTCTATTTTGGATAGTATTACGACCCTTATAACCCTTCTCGGTGTTTCTATGCCTACTTTCTGGAGTGGCCTTCTATTTATTCTTGCTTTTTCAGTGTATCTCGGATGGTTGCCATCCATGGGATTCGATACGGTGAGCCAGATGGTTATGCCCATTATTACGTTGTCCGGATCTGCCGTAGCCCTCATAGCCAGAATAACAAGGTCGAGTATGCTAGAGGTTATTCACTCAGACTATATTCGTACCGCTCGTGCCAAGGGTCAAAAAGAGAGTATCGTCATTATGCGCCACGCTTTGCCAAATGCCATGATTCCCATTCTTACCATCATTAGTATGCAATTTGGAATGCTTCTTGGCGGTTCTATTGTTACAGAAGCTATATTCTCCATCTCTGGCGTGGGCCGTCTCATGTTAGAGGCTATTAATATGCGCGACTATCCCATCATTCAAGGTGGCGTTCTCTTTATTTCTATCGCGTTCTGCCTTGTCAACTTAACGGCAGATATCCTCTACGCGTTTGTTGACCCTCGTATTCATGTGAAATAG
- a CDS encoding ABC transporter permease, whose amino-acid sequence MFKNNSMMKYTLIRLRRNYLAVLGIVILLILIGMAIFADQVAPYGYADQDYMMIRKPPSTTHLLGTDEFGRDVLSRIIFGSRVSLQVGLIAVSISLIAGGAIGAIAGYFGGKIDNFLMRIMDIQLAIPTILLAIVISAALGPGLFNLMVAVGITSIPRFARLMRASVLSIKGMEFIEAARAMGASHTRIILLYILPNCAAPLIVQSTLSVANAILFAATLSFLGLGIQPPYPEWGGMLSAARPYLRNSAYLSIAPGLAIMITIMALNCVGDGLRDALDPKQKR is encoded by the coding sequence ATGTTTAAAAATAATTCTATGATGAAATATACCCTTATACGGTTGAGAAGAAACTATCTTGCAGTGCTTGGTATTGTTATTCTTCTCATATTGATAGGTATGGCCATATTTGCAGATCAAGTTGCTCCTTATGGTTATGCTGACCAAGACTACATGATGATCCGTAAACCGCCTTCCACGACCCATCTTTTGGGAACCGACGAATTTGGGCGAGATGTTCTCAGCCGAATTATTTTCGGTTCAAGGGTTTCTTTGCAAGTCGGTCTGATCGCTGTTTCAATTTCTCTTATTGCAGGTGGTGCTATCGGAGCTATTGCCGGATATTTTGGTGGCAAAATTGATAACTTCCTGATGCGTATCATGGATATCCAACTTGCTATCCCAACCATACTTTTGGCAATCGTTATATCTGCCGCCCTTGGGCCTGGTCTGTTCAACCTGATGGTAGCTGTTGGTATAACATCAATTCCTCGTTTTGCCCGTCTGATGAGAGCTTCCGTTCTCTCGATAAAGGGAATGGAGTTTATTGAAGCGGCGCGGGCTATGGGCGCGAGTCATACGCGCATCATTTTGTTATATATATTGCCAAACTGTGCGGCACCCCTGATTGTTCAGTCTACCCTCAGTGTCGCAAACGCAATACTTTTTGCAGCTACATTAAGTTTCCTTGGCTTGGGTATTCAGCCTCCCTATCCGGAATGGGGTGGAATGCTTTCTGCTGCGAGACCGTATCTCAGAAACAGTGCGTACTTAAGTATTGCTCCCGGATTGGCAATTATGATCACCATTATGGCTTTGAACTGCGTTGGCGATGGACTTCGGGATGCCCTTGATCCGAAGCAGAAACGGTAG
- a CDS encoding ABC transporter ATP-binding protein gives MVDDNSPLLDIRNLSVRFNTDSGVVEAVNNLNLFLRKGKALGLVGETGAGKTTTALAVLRLIQSPPGEVTNGEIIFEGQDIMKMTEAEMRHIRGDRIAMIFQDPMSSLNPIMTVEEQIMEMISLHSDLNKEQAHERALEMLKLVGIRTERAKDFPHQFSGGMRQRVGIAIALACKPSLLIADEATTALDVTIQAQVLELIKELQSVVNTSLILITHDLGIVSEICDDVAIMYAGRLVEYSDIRSLYSKPMHPYTQGLFNAVPSLDSDISQKLHVIPGLPPDPTDLPKGCCFSPRCPYARDICHEKACGMKEYEPNHFVDCYFPLGVEGRRP, from the coding sequence ATGGTAGATGATAACTCTCCCCTTCTTGATATTCGCAATCTTTCCGTGCGTTTTAATACAGATTCGGGTGTTGTCGAAGCTGTAAATAACCTGAATCTTTTTCTGCGCAAGGGAAAAGCTCTTGGTCTCGTTGGTGAGACTGGAGCGGGTAAGACTACCACAGCTCTTGCCGTCCTTCGCCTTATTCAATCTCCTCCTGGAGAAGTAACAAACGGAGAAATCATTTTCGAAGGTCAGGATATTATGAAAATGACCGAAGCCGAAATGCGGCATATTCGTGGAGACAGGATCGCTATGATTTTCCAGGATCCCATGTCCTCTCTTAACCCCATTATGACTGTTGAAGAACAAATAATGGAAATGATTTCACTCCATTCTGACTTAAATAAAGAACAAGCTCACGAACGTGCTCTTGAAATGTTGAAGCTTGTCGGAATACGCACAGAACGAGCAAAGGATTTCCCTCACCAGTTTTCCGGCGGAATGCGCCAAAGGGTAGGTATTGCCATTGCTCTTGCATGTAAGCCAAGTCTTTTGATTGCAGACGAAGCAACTACGGCTCTCGATGTAACAATACAGGCACAGGTTTTGGAGCTTATTAAAGAACTTCAGTCTGTTGTTAACACGTCATTGATTTTAATTACCCACGATTTGGGAATTGTTTCTGAGATCTGCGATGACGTAGCGATTATGTACGCTGGCCGTTTGGTCGAGTATTCAGATATTCGGAGTTTGTACAGTAAACCCATGCATCCTTACACACAGGGCCTTTTTAATGCTGTCCCTAGCCTTGATAGTGATATTAGCCAAAAATTACATGTTATTCCTGGGTTGCCGCCCGATCCTACCGATTTGCCGAAGGGGTGCTGTTTCTCCCCCCGTTGTCCCTATGCTCGGGATATTTGCCACGAAAAAGCTTGTGGCATGAAAGAGTATGAGCCCAATCACTTTGTCGATTGTTATTTCCCATTGGGTGTTGAAGGGAGGCGGCCGTAG